One Setaria italica strain Yugu1 chromosome I, Setaria_italica_v2.0, whole genome shotgun sequence DNA window includes the following coding sequences:
- the LOC101785694 gene encoding nitrate regulatory gene2 protein: protein MGCSSSKLDEEAAVKTCHDRKSFVKKAIAQRGLLASSHVAYVQSLRRVSMALFYYFAEDEHLYFLQEQSSSCLHRPSSPEKKVLVVNRLRPAGAPVHPVVEQWDPEAVENATIDRFFGLDHQFFRPPSMDPMIGTPVSPQPPRWDLSWDPFSSTTDHHLYADYGVEGIKVGQEDEQIPELEEESDDDDDDGHREGKAEEEEEEEEEEEEEEEEDEEESEQEDASAPEVAPPREEDGKVDHVNNELRVMVSGEVEQHGTPGFTVFVDRPPTSMAEAMKDIQGHFMKIVDTASEVSLLLEVVPYHRRVQPPAPREDGEEQGAPEVPPEPFELFQSHKESLDRLYEWEKRLYEEVRAGERVRLAYEKKCALLRSQDANGAEPYAIEKTRAAIRDLRTKLDISLTSVDAVSKRITAVRDDELLPQLMQLVRGLARMWRVIADAHRVMRRTADEATALLTSSSAAAAAARPALAGEGGIRGPPPPPSSTRAAAGAGALGAELRGWRAALEAWAESQRAYAAALWGWARSCVKDGEDMPRLIVGWARAVESVDVDAAARAVDAVAAEAAAIATAAKRQRGGGEEWFNEEEAKKMVCQGITAALAAIAEAGGLAVVAYDELVLEMEMEGREREREMAGRDEESIQN, encoded by the exons ATGGGCTGCTCCTCGTCGAAGCtggacgaggaggcggccgtGAAGACCTGCCACGACCGGAAGAGCTTCGTGAAGAAGGCGATCGCGCAGCGGGGCCTCCTGGCCTCCTCCCACGTCGCCTACGTCCAGTCGCTCCGCCGCGTCTCCATGGCCCTCTTCTACTACTTCGCCGAGGACGAGCACCTCTACTTCCTGCAGGAGCAATCGTCGTCGTGCCTGCACCGCCCGAgctcgccggagaagaaggttCTTGTCGTCAACCGCCTGAGGCCGGCGGGGGCTCCGGTGCATCCGGTGGTGGAGCAGTGGGACCCAGAAGCCGTCGAGAACGCCACGATCGACAGATTCTTCGGGCTCGATCACCAGTTCTTCCGTCCCCCATCCATGGATCCGATGATCGGCACACCGGTATCGCCGCAGCCGCCGAGATGGGACCTCTCTTGGGACCCTTTCTCTTCGACGACCGATCATCACCTGTATGCGGATTACGGCGTCGAAGGCATAAAGGTCGGTCAGGAAGACGAGCAGATaccggagctggaggaggagagcgatgacgacgatgacgacggtcACCGAGAAGGcaaagcagaggaggaggaagaggaagaggaggaagaggaagaggaggaagaggaagacgaagaggagAGTGAACAGGAGGATGCATCAGCACCGGAGGTTGCGCCGCCGAGGGAGGAAGATGGAAAGGTGGATCATGTGAACAATGAGTTAAGAGTGATGGTAAGTGGTGAGGTCGAGCAGCATGGCACCCCTGGCTTCACCGTCTTCGTCGACCGGCCTCCGACGAGCATGGCGGAGGCCATGAAGGACATCCAGGGCCACTTCATGAAGATCGTTGACACTGCCAGTGAGGTGTCTCTGTTGCTGGAGGTTGTCCCCTACCATAGGAGAG TTCAACCACCTGCCCCGagggaggacggcgaggagcagGGCGCCCCCGAGGTTCCCCCGGAGCCATTCGAGTTGTTCCAGAGCCACAAGGAGAGCCTTGACAGGCTCTACGAGTGGGAGAAGAGGCTGTACGAGGAAGTCAGG GCAGGGGAGCGAGTGCGTCTGGCGTACGAGAAGAAGTGCGCGCTGCTGAGGAGCCAGGACGCCAATGGCGCCGAGCCGTACGCCATCGAGAAGACGAGGGCCGCCATCAGGGACCTCCGGACCAAGCTCGACATCTCCCTCACCTCCGTCGACGCCGTGTCGAAGAGGATCACCGCGGTGCGCGACGACGAGCTCCTGCCGCAGCTCATGCAGCTCGTCCGAGG GTTGGCAAGGATGTGGAGGGTCATCGCCGACGCGCACCGGGTGATGAGGCGGACGGCCGACGAGGCGACCGCGCTGCTCACGTCGTcgtcagccgccgccgccgccgcccggccggctcTGGCAGGCGAAGGAGGCATcaggggcccgccgccgcctccgagctcgacgcgggcggccgccggcgcgggcgcgctcGGCGCGGAGCTCCGCGGCTGGCGCGCGGCGCTGGAGGCCTGGGCCGAGTCGCAGCGTGCGtacgcggcggcgctctgggGCTGGGCGCGGAGCTGCGTCAAGGACGGCGAGGACATGCCGCGCCTGATCGTGGGGTGGGCGCGCGCGGTGGAGTCCGTGGACGTGGACGCGGCGGCCAGGGCCGTGGACGCcgtcgcggcggaggcggccgccaTCGCGACGGCCGCGAaacggcagcgcggcggcggcgaggagtggTTCAACGAGGAGGAGGCGAAGAAGATGGTCTGCCAAGGGATCACCGCCGCGCTGGCCGCCatcgcggaggccggcggcttGGCCGTCGTCGCGTACGACGAGCTGgtgctggagatggagatggaagggAGGGAGCGGGAGAGGGAGATGGCGGGAAGGGACGAGGAATCGATCCAAAACTAA
- the LOC101778683 gene encoding bZIP transcription factor RISBZ4 isoform X2: MKKCASELELEAFIRSREDAAAAAVAAAEHKPGHDIAAQAAFGAGVFSPGDLSGFSFADSNTLNGSIPNHVWSHNHNVRHPAVSTTIESQSSICAASPTSATNLYLKESQTLGGTSGSDSDSESLLDIEGGPCEQSTNPQDVKRMRRMVSNRESARRSRKRKQAHLADLETQVDQLRGENASLFKQLTDANQQFTTAVTDNRILKSDVEALRVKVKLAEDMVARGALTCGLGSLGLSPVLNPRQACRGPDVLSGLDFAGDDPCFAGLSPTEQVQNSPLQSIASLESLENRIASEVTSCGGPGVDVWPWDGGLSK; the protein is encoded by the exons ATGAAGAAGTGCGCGTCGGAGTTGGAGCTGGAGGCCTTCATCCGCAGCCGGGaggacgcggccgcggcggcggtggcggcggccgagcaCAAGCCCGGGCACGACATCGCCGCGCAGGCGGCGTTCGGTGCGGGCGTGTTCTCCCCCGGCGACCTCTCCGGCTTCAGCTTCGCCGACTCG AACACCCTCAACGGAAGCATTCCTAATCACGTATGGTCCCATAACCACAACGTGAGGCATCCTGCAGTCTCCACGACAATCGAGTCGCAGTCATCAATCTGTG cagcaagtccAACATCAGCGACTAACCTATATCTGAAAGAGAGCCAAACTTTGGGGGGCACAAGTGGTTCAGATTCCGATAGCGAATCGCTGTTGGATATCGAGGGTGGTCCATGCGAGCAAAGCACAAACCCACAGGACGTGAAGAGAATGCGACG GATGGTGTCGAACCGTGAGTCCGCTCGACGGTCGAGGAAGAGAAAGCAAGCCCACTTAGCTGACCTTGAGACACAG GTTGACCAGCTGCGAGGCGAAAATGCATCACTCTTCAAGCAGCTGACAGACGCCAACCAGCAATTCACAACTGCAGTCACCGACAACCGGATCCTGAAATCAGATGTCGAGGCCCTCAGAGTCAAG GTGAAGCTGGCGGAGGACATGGTGGCACGCGGCGCGCTGACATGCGGGCTGGGCAGCCTCGGGCTGTCGCCGGTGCTCAACCCGCGGCAGGCGTGCCGGGGCCCCGACGTGCTGTCCGGCCTggacttcgccggcgacgacccgTGCTTCGCGGGGCTGTCCCCGACGGAGCAGGTGCAGAACTCGCCGCTGCAGAGCATCGCCAGCCTCGAGAGCCTCGAGAACCGGATCGCCAGCGAGGTGACGAGCTGCGGCGGCCCCGGCGTCGACGTCTGGCCGTGGGACGGCGGCCTGTCCAAGTGA
- the LOC101778683 gene encoding bZIP transcription factor RISBZ4 isoform X1 — protein sequence MKKCASELELEAFIRSREDAAAAAVAAAEHKPGHDIAAQAAFGAGVFSPGDLSGFSFADSNTLNGSIPNHVWSHNHNVRHPAVSTTIESQSSICAAASPTSATNLYLKESQTLGGTSGSDSDSESLLDIEGGPCEQSTNPQDVKRMRRMVSNRESARRSRKRKQAHLADLETQVDQLRGENASLFKQLTDANQQFTTAVTDNRILKSDVEALRVKVKLAEDMVARGALTCGLGSLGLSPVLNPRQACRGPDVLSGLDFAGDDPCFAGLSPTEQVQNSPLQSIASLESLENRIASEVTSCGGPGVDVWPWDGGLSK from the exons ATGAAGAAGTGCGCGTCGGAGTTGGAGCTGGAGGCCTTCATCCGCAGCCGGGaggacgcggccgcggcggcggtggcggcggccgagcaCAAGCCCGGGCACGACATCGCCGCGCAGGCGGCGTTCGGTGCGGGCGTGTTCTCCCCCGGCGACCTCTCCGGCTTCAGCTTCGCCGACTCG AACACCCTCAACGGAAGCATTCCTAATCACGTATGGTCCCATAACCACAACGTGAGGCATCCTGCAGTCTCCACGACAATCGAGTCGCAGTCATCAATCTGTG cagcagcaagtccAACATCAGCGACTAACCTATATCTGAAAGAGAGCCAAACTTTGGGGGGCACAAGTGGTTCAGATTCCGATAGCGAATCGCTGTTGGATATCGAGGGTGGTCCATGCGAGCAAAGCACAAACCCACAGGACGTGAAGAGAATGCGACG GATGGTGTCGAACCGTGAGTCCGCTCGACGGTCGAGGAAGAGAAAGCAAGCCCACTTAGCTGACCTTGAGACACAG GTTGACCAGCTGCGAGGCGAAAATGCATCACTCTTCAAGCAGCTGACAGACGCCAACCAGCAATTCACAACTGCAGTCACCGACAACCGGATCCTGAAATCAGATGTCGAGGCCCTCAGAGTCAAG GTGAAGCTGGCGGAGGACATGGTGGCACGCGGCGCGCTGACATGCGGGCTGGGCAGCCTCGGGCTGTCGCCGGTGCTCAACCCGCGGCAGGCGTGCCGGGGCCCCGACGTGCTGTCCGGCCTggacttcgccggcgacgacccgTGCTTCGCGGGGCTGTCCCCGACGGAGCAGGTGCAGAACTCGCCGCTGCAGAGCATCGCCAGCCTCGAGAGCCTCGAGAACCGGATCGCCAGCGAGGTGACGAGCTGCGGCGGCCCCGGCGTCGACGTCTGGCCGTGGGACGGCGGCCTGTCCAAGTGA
- the LOC101780562 gene encoding probable cation transporter HKT6, which produces MVRSLLVSLKRLRIYSAFLASKLLSFPKLAQQTMKYSYQFIRRSNPLFVQIIYFTSISFGGYAALKILKPQENPHALKYLDLLFTSISASTVSSMATVEMEDFSNSQLWMLTILMLIGGEVFTSMLGLYFMKAKFDAKGSVNKTGYSFYADVESASSENPGPNSTQGTKVMVPISELRLEDKDRVDHETMKSLGYALMVYLLVTNLGGSLAIYLYLILVPDAQEVLKRKDIGYVIFSIFTAISSIGNCGFTPVNENMVIFQKNTILLLLLIPKILLGNTLFAPCLRFMMWSLEKITTKKEYHFILQHPKAVGYKHLMNGRECVYLMVTVIVFIIMQTILFCSLEWNSNALQEMNSYQKIVGALFQSVNARHAGENIVDLSSLSSSILVLYTIMMYLPSYTSFLPKDNDQDSNEGMKYKRRSRCENWILSQLSYLAIFVLLICITEKEAMATDPLNFNIFSITFEVIRIKSLNMHGGRAWKLR; this is translated from the exons ATGGTTCGTAGTCTTTTGGTGTCCCTAAAAAGACTCAGAATATATTCTGCATTTTTAGCCAGCAAGTTGCTTTCTTTTCCAAAATTAGCACAACAGACCATGAAATACTCCTACCAGTTCATCCGTCGAAGTAATCCACTCTTTGTCCAAATCATATATTTTACATCAATTTCATTTGGTGGATATGCAGCTCTCAAGATCCTCAAGCCACAAGAAAATCCACATGCTCTTAAATACTTAGATTTATTATTTACTTCTATATCTGCATCCACTGTCTCAAGCATGGCTACAGTTGAAATGGAGGATTTCTCAAATAGTCAACTTTGGATGTTGACTATTTTAATGCTAATTGGTGGAGAGGTATTCACTTCAATGCTTGGTCTTTACTTCATGAAGGCCAAATTTGATGCAAAAGGATCCGTCAACAAAACAGGTTACTCATTTTATGCTGATGTTGAATCTGCTAGTTCTGAAAACCCTGGTCCAAACAGCACCCAGGGAACCAAAGTTATGGTGCCAATTTCCGAACTCCGCTTGGAAGACAAAGATCGTGTTGATCACGAGACAATGAAATCATTAGGTTATGCATTGATGGTCTATCTTCTTGTGACAAATTTAGGCGGCTCACTAgctatttacctttaccttatCCTCGTACCAGATGCACAAGAAGTTCTAAAGAGAAAGGACATTGGGTATGTCATATTCTCTATATTTACAGCCATCTCTTCAATTGGCAATTGTGGCTTTACTCCAGTAAATGAGAACATGGTCATATTTCAAAAGAACACCATCTTGTTACTACTACTTATTCCAAAGATTCTATTAGGAAATACATTATTTGCCCCATGCTTGAGATTTATGATGTGGTCACTTGAGAAGATTACTACAAAAAAAGAATACCATTTCATTCTTCAACATCCAAAGGCAGTTGGATACAAACACCTTATGAATGGCAGGGAGTGTGTTTATTTGATGGTAACAGTTATCGTGTTCATTATCATGCAAACCATATTGTTTTGCTCTTTGGAATGGAACTCGAATGCTTTGCAGGAAATGAACAGCTACCAAAAGATAGTGGGTGCTCTGTTTCAGTCAGTCAATGCAAGGCATGCTGGTGAAAATATTGTTGATCTCTCGAGCCTATCTTCATCAATACTAGTGTTATACACCATCATGAT GTATCTCCCTAGTTACACCTCTTTTTTACCTAAAGATAATGATCAGGATTCTAATGAGGGGATGAAATATAAAAGGAGAAGTAGGTGTGAGAATTGGATCCTCTCGCAGCTATCTTATTTGGCTATCTTTGTGCTGCTAATTTGCATTACTGAGAAAGAAGCAATGGCCACTGATCCACTCAATTTCAATATTTTCAGCATAACATTTGAAGTTATCAG GATTAAATCATTGAATATGCATGGAGGGAGAGCTTGGAAGCTTAGATAG
- the LOC101780165 gene encoding uncharacterized protein LOC101780165 translates to MMWSHEPATEEPKVSPARRSSVAKLTTASSSLANLLSVFLGATSPEPRPRRSFDAGGVGLGIVADMSRPCLAGAEPIAIGPAARRRAREEDELSESYTCVITHVAGAGGGSVRKRVYFGFGDSGGGGWLVKADDEVPAERADFLSRCYLCDKRLDGLDIYMYRGENAFCSSECRCHQMLMDDRPENCRSEVHRASDCSVSPHTAPMAYSPSVAAA, encoded by the exons ATGATGTGGTCTCATGAGCCGGCAACCGAGGAGCCGAAGGTCTCGCCGGCTCGACGGAGCTCCGTCGCCAAGCTGACGACGGCTTCCTCGTCCTTGGCCAACCTCCTCTCCGTCTTCCTCGGGGCCACCTCCCCGGAGCCCAGGCCGAGGCGGAGCTTCGACGCCGGCGGGGTCGGGCTCGGCATCGTTGCAGACATGAGCCGACCCTGTCTGGCCGGAGCCGAGCCGATCGCCATCGGCCCCGCGGCCAGGCGCCGTGCGCGCGAGGAAGACGAGCTGTCCGAGAGCTACACTTGTGTCATCACGCacgtggccggcgccggcggcggcagcgtccgCAAGCGTGTTTACTTCGGGTtcggcgacagcggcggcggcggctggcttGTGAAAGCCGATGATGAGGTGCCTGCGGAGAGGGCCGACTTCCTGAGCCGATGCTACCTGTGTGACAAGAGGCTTGATGGGCTGGACATCTACATGTACAG GGGAGAGAATGCCTTCTGCAGCTCAGAGTGTCGATGCCACCAGATGCTAATGGATGACCGTCCTGAGAACTGCAGATCTGAAGTGCATAGAGCTAGTGACTGTTCAGTGTCACCGCACACTGCCCCGATGGCCTACTCACCAAGTGTTGCAGCGGCGTAG